The proteins below come from a single Aegilops tauschii subsp. strangulata cultivar AL8/78 chromosome 6, Aet v6.0, whole genome shotgun sequence genomic window:
- the LOC109765036 gene encoding transcription termination factor MTERF8, chloroplastic, which yields MLGLRLRECILSHILSSPSKAAFSPLRRLLSATAAPVFPNPISFAVEDYLVGTCGLTRPQAPKASKKLSHLKSPTNPDNVLAFLAGLGLSGADAAAIVAKDPQFLCASVDKTLSPVVAGLTRLGLSSPEIGRLVSVVHKQCRYRSIISKMQYYLPLFGSCHNFLRALQRSSYSYLLSSDLDKLVKPNVAFLRECGLGACDIAKLCIREPRILAINPERVRAMAACAERLGVRRGSGMFRLALQAVAFLSEEKIAAKLDYLKNTFRWSDAQVSIAVRKYPNLLGKSKESLKRRSEFLVSKVGVEPVYIAHRPTLLSYSMEGRLRPRYYVIKFLKENGLLDGDLSFFTAVKMTEKVFVEKLICPHKEAAPHLAEDYAAACKGEVPTNFRFT from the coding sequence ATGCTCGGGCTCCGGCTCCGAGAGTGCATCCTTTCCCATATCCTCTCTTCTCCCTCCAAAGCTGCATTCTCTCcactccgccgcctcctctccgCCACAGCGGCCCCCGTTTTCCCGAACCCTATTAGCTTCGCCGTCGAGGACTACCTCGTCGGTACCTGCGGCCTCACCCGTCCCCAAGCCCCCAAGGCCTCGAAGAAGCTCTCCCACCTCAAGTCCCCCACTAATCCCGACAACGTCCTCGCCTTCCTCGCTGGCCTCGGCCTCTCCGGCGCCGATGCCGCCGCCATCGTCGCCAAAGACCCGCAGTTCCTCTGCGCCAGCGTGGACAAAACCCTGTCCCCCGTCGTCGCCGGGCTCACCCGCCTCGGCCTGTCTAGTCCTGAGATTGGCCGCCTTGTCTCGGTCGTCCACAAACAATGTCGTTACAGATCCATCATCTCCAAGATGCAGTACTATCTGCCCCTCTTCGGCTCCTGCCACAACTTCCTCAGGGCGCTCCAGCGCTCGTCCTACTCCTACCTTCTCTCGTCGGACCTCGATAAGTTGGTCAAGCCCAATGTTGCCTTCCTGAGGGAGTGCGGGCTAGGTGCTTGTGATATTGCCAAGCTGTGTATCCGGGAGCCGAGGATACTGGCAATTAACCCGGAGCGCGTCCGGGCAATGGCGGCATGTGCTGAAAGACTAGGTGTGCGCCGCGGCTCTGGTATGTTCAGGCTAGCGCTACAGGCTGTCGCGTTTCTCAGCGAGGAGAAGATTGCCGCCAAATTGGACTACTTGAAGAATACTTTCAGGTGGTCTGATGCCCAAGTGAGCATTGCTGTGCGCAAGTATCCAAATCTGCTGGGGAAGTCAAAGGAATCTCTGAAGCGCAGGTCCGAGTTCCTGGTCTCTAAGGTGGGGGTGGAACCCGTGTACATTGCTCATCGACCGACATTGCTCTCTTATAGCATGGAGGGCCGACTCAGACCCCGGTACTATGTTATAAAGTTTCTCAAGGAAAATGGACTGCTAGATGGTGACCTGAGCTTCTTTACTGCGGTCAAGATGACTGAGAAG
- the LOC141025700 gene encoding transcription termination factor MTEF18, mitochondrial-like encodes MLAINPERVRAMVACAERLGVPRGDGMFRLALQAVAFLNEEKIAGKVDYLKNTFRWSDAQVRIAVCGAPFVLRKSKESLKRRSEFLFSEVGLEPVYVAHRPIILCLSLDGRVRPRYYVLKFLKENGLVDRKLSFHTAVMMTEKVFVEKLICPHKEAAPHLSEDYETACKGEVPTNFIFT; translated from the coding sequence ATGCTGGCAATTAACCCGGAGCGCGTCCGCGCAATGGTGGCATGTGCTGAAAGATTAGGTGTACCTCGTGGCGATGGGATGTTCAGGCTAGCGCTACAGGCTGTCGCGTTTCTCAACGAGGAGAAGATTGCCGGCAAAGTGGACTACTTGAAGAATACATTCAGGTGGTCTGATGCCCAAGTGCGCATTGCTGTGTGTGGCGCTCCGTTTGTGCTGAGGAAGTCCAAGGAATCTCTGAAGCGTAGGTCTGAGTTCCTATTCTCTGAAGTGGGACTGGAACCCGTTTACGTTGCTCATCGACCGATAATTCTCTGTCTTAGCCTGGATGGACGGGTCAGGCCCAGGTACTATGTTCTGAAGTTCCTCAAGGAAAATGGATTGGTAGATCGCAAGCTGAGCTTCCATACTGCAGTCATGATGACTGAGAAGGTATTTGTGGAGAAGCTCATATGCCCTCACAAGGAAGCCGCACCACACCTCTCTGAAGACTATGAAACAGCTTGCAAAGGGGAAGTGCCAACTAATTTCATATTTACATGA